In Paraburkholderia youngii, the genomic stretch CACGAAGCCTTTCGCGTCGAGCTGCACGCCGCAGGTGCGCAGCCATTCGGTGTTCGGGTCCGCGCCGGTGAAGAGAAACAGATGCCGCGTGTCGAAATGATCGACGCCGTCGGGCAGCGGCCGCTTCAGCGCGACCGACACGAGCCCGTCCTCATCGCCCTCGAGCCGGCCCACTTCCGAATTCGGATGCACGTACACGTTCGGCAGCGAGCGGATGCGGTCGATCAGATAGCGCGACATCGTCGCCTCGAAACCGCTGCGGCGGATCAGCACGTGAACCTTGGCCGCGTGCGTCGCCAGATAGACGATCGCCTGGCCGGCCGAATTGCCGCCGCCCACCAGCACGACCTCCTGGCGCTTGCACAGCTTCGCCTCGACCGGCGACGCCCAGTAGTAGACGCCGCGTCCGTCGAAGCGCTCGAGCCCGTCGAGCGCAGGGCGCCGGTACACGGCGCCGCTCGCGATCACGATCGCCCGCGCGCTGATGTGACCGCCGCATTTCGTTTCGAGCCGATAAGGTGACTGCCCGCAATGCAGCGCCTGCACGCTGACCGGAATTGCAACGTGCGCGCCGAACTTCTGCGCCTGCACGAACGCGCGGCCGGCAAGCGCCTGGCCCGAGATGCCGGTCGGAAAGCCGAGGTAGTTTTCGATGCGCGAGCTCGCGCCCGCCTGGCCGCCCGGTGCGCGGCTGTCGAGCACGATCACCGACAGCCCTTCGGAGGCCGCGTACACCGCGGCGGCGAGTCCGGCCGGTCCCGCGCCGACGATCGCGACGTCGTACACGTACGTGTCGTCGAGATCGGGCAGCAGACCTAAGCGAGTGGCAAGCTCCGGCATGCTCGGATGACGCAGCACCGTGCCGTCCGGGCAGATCACGAGCGGCAGGTCCTCGCGCTGCGCGGCGAACTGCTCGATCAGCCGCAGCGCGTCTTCGTCGCGTTCGTCGATCACCGAATGCGGATGGCCGTTGCGCGACAGGAAGCCTTGCAGCATCACGAGCCGCGGGTCATTGCTGTTGCCGACGAGGATCGGGCCGCCCGCGCCCTTTTCGATCAGCGACACGCGCCGCAGAATCAGCGCGCGCATAATGCGCTCGCCGAGTTCCGCTTCGGCGACGATCAGCGCGCGCAGCCGGTCGGGCGGAATCAGCAGCGCTTCGACGGCGCTGGTCGCGAGGCCGTTCACCAGCGAGGGCTTGCCCGACAGTTGCCCGACCTCGGCCAGGAAATGCCCGGCGCCGCGCTCGCTGATCACGTGCTCGCGGCCGATGCCGTCACGCTGATAGACCTTCACGCGCCCTTCGAGCAGCACGAACATGCCGGGGCCGGTGTGGCCGGTCTCGAACAGCAACTCGCCGGACTTCCAGCGACCGATCTCGCCGAAGCGGCGCAGCCGGTCGATCTCGGCGCAAGTGAGCTCCGGAAACATCTGATGCAAACGCGTCGACAGCGAAGAAAACGGCGCGTCGGCGACGACTCCCTGCTGTCCTTCCACTTCTTGAGTCGAAACGTCCTGAGTCGAAAGCATTGAACCGCTCCTTCGATGTTCATAGCACGATTGAACGCGAGGCAACGCAATGCGCGCTCACACGCCGGGACGAGCCGTGCCGCGCGCGTCAGGCGGACGATGCCGCCGCTGATTTCTACTAGACGGCTTTGGGCGCGATATCGTCGACGGTGACTTCTGGCGGCGGCATTTCGGGCAGCGAGTCGACCGGCTTGCCCGAGTCGCGCCAGGCTTCCATGCCGCCGCGCAGCGGCAGCACGTCGGAAAAACCGGCTTCGGTGAGTTGCTTGGCCATCCATGCCGCGGAAATCTCGTTCGGGCAGGAGCAGTAGATCACGAGCTTCTGATCGCGTGGATAGCTGGCGACGATGCCGTCGAGTTGCCGTTCGTCGGCGAATTGCGCGCCTGGAATCACGAACGGATCGAGCTTGCGCTTCTCCTGCGAACGGATGTCGAACACGACCGGTGCCTGATTAGCCTTGTACAGCTTCGCGAGTTCGTCGACCTCGATGCGCGCGGACGCGAGCTTCGCGATCAACTGGCGGCGGCGGATCCACCGGTACGCCGCGTACAGCACCAGCAACGCGACCACGACCAGCGCCGCCGTGCGCCCGAGCCGCCCGGCGATCGCGAACAGCATGTCGATCTGCCGCGCGAACAGCGCGCCGATGATCAGCCCGGTGCCGGACCACAGCGCGGCGCCGACGCCGTCGTAGGTGAGGAAGGTGCGGTAGCGCGTGCCCATCGCGCCGGCCATCGGGATCGATACGATCGACAGTCCCGGCACGAACTTCGCGACCGCGAGCACGCGCACGCCCCAGCGGCCGAAGAAACGCTCGGTCTTTTTCACACAGGTGTCACGCGACAGCGACAGCCGGCAGATCGTCTTCAGCGTATTGCCGCCGTAGATGCGGCCCGCGACGTACCACGCGCTGTCACCGATCAGCGTCGCGAAGATCGACAGCACGAGGACCGGCAGCAATTGCGTGCCGACCGAGCCGGGGTGCATCGCGGCCATCGCGCCGAACAGCACGAGCGACGGCATGGCTGGCACCGGCAGCCCGAGCGCGGCGGCTAGCACGTTCGCGAAGACGAGCGCCGGTCCATATTGCGCGACGAGGTCATGTAGCATCGGTTTAATATCCGCGGCCCTTGCGGGCGCAGCGCGGTAAGGAACGCAAAGGGGAATGCAAGGATTATGGACGTATTTTCAAGACGTGCAACCGACCTGGAAATCGGCCCGTCTTGTGGCTGCAGTCAGCTCTGCATATAAGGCCACATGCCCCGCTACACAAGCGTGGCAACCGCGTGTGACAAGTGGTAGAAGGCCGGGTAAGAAGGCTCGACGAGACGCGCGAAAGCGCTTGCAAAAACCCGTAGGAAAGCGGGGATTGGCGTTCGAGCGCAACAAGCGGAAGCACGGCGACGCACGCGGGCGCGCCCAACGCGAACAATTCCACGCTGCCGCGTCGAAGCGCGACGCCACCGGCGCGAGGAGGCTGACGAGTCACGCGACGGTAATACGCCGCGCGCCTGCTTCACTGACGATGGTTGTGCTGCTCGCCCGGCAACTCGGCCCCATGCGCGCGGATCGCGGCGATCAGCTCCGCGGGCGTGATTTCGTAGCGCACTTCACGATGTATGCCCGGCTTGCGCTCATCGACCTCGATCAGCAGGATGCCTTTGCCGTCTTCGGTCGATTCGAGGCGCAGCGAGCGAAGTTCGCGCGCCGTTGCGTCGTCGTATTCGGTGAGCAGGGCCATTGACCCGGAGGACCCGGTAATGCGCATCGAAGTTGTCCTTGTTGCGTTGGTGATGGAGCCATTGTACGGGGCGGATGGCGTGCCGTCTGCCGCGTCGTCGTGCCGTGTTGCGTCTGCCTCTGTCTCTATCTCGCCCGGGTTTAGCGCATTCGCGGTTGCGGAGCGAGCAACCAGTTTAACGCGACTCCTCGTTGCGACGGCTGCATTTTTCATGCCCCTCGGCGGCGCGGCTTGCGTTCGGGTTTTGTCATGCGGGTGACGCGGGCGCGGGCTAGGCGGCGTCCGGCGGCACTCTCGCTGTGGTTGGCGTCGCGCCCGGATTTCCTCACCTTTCGCGCACTAATCGGGCACTGAAAAAAATAGCCCGTCCGGATAGGACGGGCCGTTAAACGCCGTTGTTACTCGGGTCAGCCTGCCCTTGCAACATTGGGCGCTGACGCCTCCATCCTCGTGCTTCGTCGGCGGTCTGTCGAGGTGGGACTAATGCGGATCTATCAGATCAAAGTGCTGCTTTCCGGTTCGACGTTCACACGAGGCCGGTCGTGTAATACACCAGGATCACGAAGAACACCGCGAGCGTCTTGATCACCGTGACCGCGAAGATGTCGCGATACGACTGCCGGTGCGTGAGACCCGTCACCGCGAGCAGCGTAATCACCGCGCCGTTGTGCGGCAGCGTATCCATGCCGCCGCTCGCCATCGCGACCACCCGATGCAGTACTTCGAGCGGAATATTCGCGGCCTGCGCGCCCTTGATGAACGTATCGGACATCGCGGCGAGCGCAATGCTCATACCCCCCGATGCCGAACCCGTGATACCCGCCAGCGTGCTGACCGACACCGCTGCATTGACGAGCGGATTCGGAATGCTTTTCAGCGCATTGCTGACGACGAGAAAGCCCGGCAGCGCCGCGATCACACCGCCGAAGCCATATTCCGACGCGGTATTGAGCGACGCCAGCAGCGCTCCCCCCACCGCTGCCTTGGTGCCGACCGCAAAGCGGTGGCTGACGCGGCCGAACGCCGTCACGATGACCATGATGATGCCGAGCAGCAGCGCGCCCAGCACGGCCCAAATCCCCACCAGAGCCTTGACGTTCGTTTCGACCGGTGCATGCAGGCCCGGCAGGATCTCCGGCGTGACCGTGAAGGACGGGCCGTACCAGGTCGGAATCCAGCGCGTCAGCAAGAAGTTCGCGACGCCGACCACGATGAGCGGCGCGATCGCCAGCAGCGGATGCGGCAGTTCTTTCGATTCGACGCGCTCCGGCTCGTTGACGAGTTCGGTGCCGTAACCCTCGCCGGTCGCCATCGCGCCGCGGCGGCGCCATTCCAGATACGTCAGACCGACCACGATGATGAACAGCGAGCCGAGCACGCCGAGCGTCGGCGCGGCCCACGAGGTGGTCTTGAAGAACGTCGTCGGGATGATGTTCTGGATCTGCGGCGTGCCGGGCAGCGAGTCCATCGTGAACGAGAACGCGCCGAGCGCGATCGCGCCGGGCATCAGCCGCTTCGGAATGTTGCTCTGGCGATACAGCTCGGCCGCGAACGGGTAGACCGCGAACACGACGACGAACAGCGACACCCCGCCATAGGTGAGCAACGCGCACACCGCGACGATCACCGCGTTCGCGCGCGAGCGACCGATATAGCGGATCGCGGCCGCGACGATCGACTCGGAGAAGCCCGACAGCTCGATCACCTTGCCGAACACGGCGCCGAGTAGGAACACGGGGAAGTACAGCTTCACGAAGCCGACCATCTTGTCCATGAAAATACTCGTGAAGACCGGCGCGACGGCGGCGGGCTCGGTGAGCAGGACGGCGGCGAGCGCCGCGATCGGCGCGAATAGGATTACGCTGTAGCCGCGATACGCGGCCAACATCAGAAACGCCAGCGCGGCGATAACGATGAGAAAGGTCATTGAGTCTCCATAGCCTGGTTGTTCTACCTTTTTTGCCGTCCTGATCAAGCGACGGCGCGGCGCGGTCGAGATGCAGATTCCATGCCATGCCCGGCGTTTGTCCGCTGAAGCGCTGCGGCGCCTGGCGCGGGCGGGCAGCGGTGGCCCGAGGCATCGTTGGCGGATTGTACCCGGGTGTCTCCGAAACGGGACTTCAATCCGGCTAAGATCACTTGAAACCAGGGTAAGTCACGATGCATAAGGCCTGTCGCCTGTCTCTGTTTGGAGATAAATTTGTCTAGCAATTGAGATTGATTGCAAACAAAACGATAAGCGGAGACAACGACAGCATGATGACCGACTGGACGGGCCTGCCCGCCACCTACGACGACGTGCTGCGTCGGGCGATGGAATCGCTGTTTCGCACGTTCGAAAACTTCAGTGAAGGCACCTTCATCGTAGACGGGCAGGCGCGCGTTGTCTGGATCAATAAACGGTATGCGGCGCGCTTCGGCTTTTCGGACCCGCAACAGGCGATCGGCCGCGATTGCGAAGCGGTGATCCCGAACAGTCTGATGCGCGAAGTCGTCAACACTGGCAAGCCGATCCTGCTCGACATCATGGAGACCGATCGCGAGCCGCTCGTCGTCACGCGTCTGCCGCTGAAGGACGATGCCGGCGCGACGATCGGCGCGGTCGGCTTCGCGCTGTTCGACGAGCTGAAAGCGCTGTCGCCGCTGTTTTCGCAGTACTCGCGGCTGCAGCAGGAACTGATCGCGACGCGCCAGTCGCTCGCGCAGGCGCGCCGCGCGCGCTATACATTCGGCAGCTTCGTCGGCACGAGCGCGGCGTCGCTCGAAGTGAAACGCCAGGCGCGGCGCGCGGCGCAACTCGAAGCGCCGGTGCTGCTGCTCGGCGAAACCGGCACCGGCAAGGAACTGCTCGCGCATGCGATTCACGGCGGCTCGGCGCGCGCGCATAAACCGCTCGTCAGCGTCAACGTCGCGGCGATTCCCGACACGCTGCTCGAAGTCGAATTCTTCGGCGCCGCGCCCGGCGCGTACACCGGTGCGGATCGCAAGGGGCGGGTCGGCAAGTTCGAACTCGCCAACGGCGGCACGCTGTTTCTCGACGAGATCGGCGATATGCCGCTGCCATTGCAGGGCAAGCTGCTGCGCGTGCTGCAGGACAAGGAGTTCGAGCCGCTCGGCTCGAACCGCGTCGTGCGCGCGGATGTGCGGATCATCGCGGCGACCTCGGCCGATCTACCCGCGCTCGTCGCGGCCGGACGTTTTCGCGCGGATCTGTACTACCGGCTCAACGTGCTGACGATCCTCGCGCCCGCGCTGCGTGAGCGTCCATCCGACATCGAGGCGCTCGCCTACGCGATGCTCGAGGATCTGGCCGCGCAGGCGGGCGGCGGCAGCCACTTCGAATTACACGACGACGCGTTGCGTCTGCTGTGCGCGTACGACTGGCCCGGCAACGTGCGCGAGCTGCGCAACACGATGGAGCGCGCCGTGATGCTGTCCGACAGCGAACGCATCGATGCGCGCGTGCTTGCGCCGTTCATCGGCTCGGGGCAGGGTGGCGCGACGGCGTCGACGCGGACCCCGTCTGTCGCGGCTGACAGCGTGGACGTTGCGGCCGCCGCGGAACCCACTTCGTGGAGCGACGCGATGGCCGCCTTCGAAAAGCGCTTTCTGTGCGACGCGTTGCGCGCGAATGGCGGCCGCGTGATCGACACTGCCAAACAGATCGGCATGGGCCGCGCGACGCTGTACAAGAAGATCGCCGCGCACGGCATCGACGTTTGACGCGCCGCGCCCGCCGGCCGCGCGGCGCGAACTGACGCAGCACGAGGGCAGCGTGGCACAATCGCGGGATCGAAAAACAAGACGTGACCGGGGTCTCCATGAAACGCCTTTCCTTCTTCGCGCGCCGCTCGAGCATCATGCTGGCCGTCGGCGCGATCGTCGCGCTTGGCGGGTGTAGCAGCAGCGCGCCGCTGTTCCTGCCGGACGGCCGCTTAACCACGCTCGTGCAATGCCCGGTCGGTTCCGACTCGTGCTCGCAACAGGCGGCCGCCAGTTGCAATGGCGCGTTCGACGTCGTGCGGCAGTCGAGCCAGGGCGGCACGCTGAGCCTGATCTACGCGTGCCGCGCGACCGCGAAGTAAGCACCTTTAGCCGCGCCGGTGCAACGCCGGCGCGCGCGGCAGTTTCATTCGCAGGCGGCATTGGTCTTTTCACCTGTTCCAGGTGATTCCCTGCCAAGTCCCGATACGCTTGCGGTTACCACATGGCTGTCATAAATTCATGCCTAATGTGGGTCCGATCCGCGATTAGCATGCGAATTGAGTTAAGTACGCCGCACGCGGCTTTTTTACAACGTTGAGTCGCCGTACACCGATTATCCTTTGCGCCCCGACAACGACTTATCTTTACCTTCGGGGTGTCCATCGAAGTTCAGTGCGGCAGGCAACGGAACGTGAAATTTGACAGCAGTATTCTTTTTAAACCGTTGGGAATTTAACCCCGGCGAGAAGAAACTGCCGTTTTTTTCCGGCGCAGAAAATGAAGAGGAAGGTTTTCCCGCTGCTGGCGGGCATTAGTTCGGGTCGCGCGGGCCAACGCGACTTATGCTTTCGATTTTTTTGCTTCAACACTAATTCAATAGAATCCGGGGAAAGCAATGAATCATCAGCAACTCGAAAAAGATATCGAGCATCTCGAACAGATAATTTCCCATATTTCCGCAGAAGACCGTATTCCGTTGTCTTACTGGCGAAACCGCCTCCAGCACGTTTCCGGCGCGGTTATCGTGCCGGCGCAGGCAACCCGTGTCAAACGCCTCGATGCCGCGCTTTGCGCATTGGAAAAACGGCAGAAAGCCTGAGTGTCGTCACTAAGTCCGCCAATCGGAATCGGCAATCAGGAAAGCCGTCGTGTGCGCTTTCACCGGACCGGTTATATCTATCGGTTGATCGCCAAAGTGACATGGGCGCGCGCACGCTTTCTTTTACCGACACAGGACGAACATGCAGATAGCAGGGCTTGCCGCGACCCGGCTCGCGAGGGTGACGACCACGATGCAGGGCTACGTGGAGCGCGGCGAAGTGGCGGGGGTGGTGGCGCTCGTATGGCGGCGCGGCGAACTCGGCTACTTCGAACCGATAGGCCTACGCGACGAAGCCGCGCAATTGCCGATGGAGCGCGACACGCTCTTTCGCATCGCTTCGATGACGAAGCCGGTGACGAGTGCCGCGATCATGATGCTGATCGAGGAAGACCGCCTCGCGCTCGATGCGCCCGTTTCGCGGTGGCTGCCCGAGCTTGCGGCGCCGCGCGTGCTGCGTGATCCGAGCGGCCCGCTCGACCAGACCGATCCGATTCGCGCGCCGATTACGGTGCTCGACCTGCTCACGCATCGCGCGGGCTTCGCGTATCACTTCACGGCAACCGGTCCGCTCGCCGAAGCCTACTCAGCGGCTTTCAACGGCTTCGAGGCCAGCGGCAACAACAGCGCGTGCCTCGCGCGCATCGCCGCACTGCCGCTGATGTTCCAGCCCGGCTCGCGCTGGCACTACGGCGTGGCGACCGACGTGCTCGGCGTGCTGATCGAACGCGTGAGCGGCATGCCGCTCGGCGAGTTTTTCCGCACGCGCATTTTCGAGCCGCTCGGCATGCGCGACACCGCGTTCTGGGTGCCCGACGCGCAGCTTGCTCGCCTCGCCACCGCGTACAACATCGATCCGGGAACGCGGCGTCGCGTGGTCGAGGATCATGCGGCGGCGAGCCGCTGGGCCAATCCGCGGCGCTTTCAGAGCGGCGGCGGCGGGCTGGTCTCGACCGCCGAGGACTATCTGCAATTCGCGCAACTGCTGCTCGGGCGCGGTCGCGTCGGCGGCACGCGGCTGCTGTCGCATCGCTCGGTCGACCTGATGCGCAGCAATTTCCTGAGCCGCGACCAGCGCCGCCTGCCTGCGTTCGGTCACGTGATCTGGGCGGGGCAGGGCTTCGGCCTCGGCCTGTCGATCGTCGATGATCCGGCGCAGCAATTGCCGTTAGGCTATCGCTCGCTCGGCTCGTTCGGTTGGCCCGGCGCGTACGGCACGAGCTGGTTCGCCGATCCGGTCGAGAACATGATCGGCCTCATGCTGATCCAGCGCCGCTCGATCGACCCGTTCCCGATGGCCATCGACTTCGAACGCCGCGTCTACGATGCGATCGACGATTGAGCGCGGCCTTCGCGCCTGCGCTCGGCCGCGTGATTCACTATCCTGTGATTTATTCGTCTGATAGTGTCCGCTAACCATTCATCGCGATTCATCGCAGTGCGTCCAACCGAGGGGGGAACACCGGCATGGCCTCTTACAAACAGTTGACTGCGCAACTCGAAAAACTTCACAAGGAAGTCGCAGCCGCGCGCGACAAGGAAGTCGCGCAAGCTATCGCCGATATCAAGCAGAAGATTGCCGAATACGATCTGACCGCCGAAGAACTCGGCTTCACGAGCGCCGCGTCGAAGCCGCGCCGCAAGTCGTCGGCGACGGCAGTCGCCAAGTACCGCAATCCGAAGACCGGCGAAACCTGGAGCGGCCGTGGACGCTCGCCGGCCTGGCTCGTCGGGAAAAATCGCGAGCGGTTTCTGATCGAAGGTTGAATTTCGCCGTGGATGCCGATGCGTCCGTGTTCTCTGAAGTGATGCGTCGTTTGACTCGTTCCGCACCGTTGCGAAGGTCCCGAAAACGCTCACCTTTGCGTGACGCCTGAACGTGTCCAGCGAGATTCACCGATGCGTTCGAAGCTCGCGGGATGCTTCGGTGAGCCAGGCTTTGTCGCGCGACGCACCGCCGCGGGTGCGAATCATCATCGTGTCGCGCCGCTCCTCACAGCTCGCCGCAAACCCGCGCCAGCCTTTGCCGGCGGGCGTTTCCAGGCGTCGAGCCGGAGCCTGTTCGTAGCGTTGCGACGCTTTGCCGCGGTTTTCCCGCCCATCGCGGTTGTGGTGCGTGCGCCGCGACAGGTGCGTGCATGCGCTTCGCGATCCTCACCTTTGGCCGCGAATCATATCCACTGCCACAAGTCCCGAAAACACTCACCTTTGCGCGCGGGCATGCGCGGCGCGGGACGCTTGCGCGGTCGCCCCGTCCGGTGCCGCGGCCCTTTCCCCCGGCCGTCGCGCCAGACGTGTATCATTCGCACCTTGCGCCGTTTTTGCACCAGCGATTCCCGCATTGTCGAACCAGTGCCGGCCGATTCCGGCCCGCGCCCGACTCCCGCAGCTCGACGCCGCCGCGCCACGCGCGGCATACCGGCCGCCCAAAGCCGCCGGGAACCGCCCGAACCCCTTTCCGTGACCGCCAGACCCGATGTCAGTCTCCGAACTCAAACGCCGCCGCACGTTCGCGGTCATTTCCCACCCGGACGCGGGTAAAACCACGCTCACCGAAAAGCTGCTGCTGTTTTCGGGCGCGATCCAGATCGCCGGTACGGTGAAGGGCCGCAAGAGCAACCGCTACGCGACGTCCGACTGGATGGAGATCGAAAAGCAACGCGGCATTTCGGTCGCGAGCTCGGTGATGCAGTTCGAGTACGGCGATTGCGTGATCAACCTGCTCGACACGCCGGGCCACGAGGACTTTTCCGAAGATACCTACCGCGTGCTGACCGCGGTCGACGCCGCCGTGATGGTGATCGACGGCGCGAACGGCGTCGAAGCGCAGACGCTGAAGCTGCTCGAAGTCTGCCGCAGCCGCAAGACGCCGATCGTCACGTTCATCAACAAGCTCGACCGCGAAGTGCGCGAGCCGCTCGAACTGCTCGATGAAATCGAGCAGCACCTCGGCGTGGCGGCAGTGCCGTTCACGTGGCCGATCGGCATGGGCAAGGATTTTCAGGGCGTCTACGACGTCCAGCGCGATCAGGTGCGGGTGTTCCGCGCCGGCCAGGATACGGCCGGCGGCGCGGTCGAAACGCTGCAGGCACTGAGCGACGAGGAAGGCGAGCGCCGTTTCGGCCACGCGTGGGTGCGTGCGAAGGAAGAGATCGATCTGATCAGCGGCGCGACGCCCGAATTCGACCGTGAGCAGTTTTTGGCCGGGCAGCAGTCGCCGGTGCTGTTCGGCTCGGCGATCAACAACTTCGGCGTGAAGGAAATTCTCGACGCGCTGGTCGACCTCGCGCCGCCGCCGTCGATGCGTATGACCGTGCAGCGTCCGGTGCAACCGGAAGAGTCGAAGTTCACCGGCGTCGTGTTCAAGGTGCAGGCGAACATGGACCTCGCGCACCGCGACCGCGTCGCGTTCATCCGCGTGTGTTCGGGACGTTTCGAGCGCGGCATGGCGGTGAAGGTCACGCGCTCGAACAAGACGTTCCGCGCGAACAACGTGGTCACGTTCCTGTCGCAGCGTCGCGAGACGGTGAGCGAGGCGTATCCGGGCGACATCATCGGTATTCCGAATCACGGTACGCTCAGTCTCGGCGATACGCTGACCGAAGGCGAGCAGCTGCAGTTCGTCGGCCTGCCGTTCTTCGCGCCGGAAATTTTCCAGACCGTCGAAGTGGTCGATCCGATGCGCGCGAAGCAGCTCGGCGAAGCGCTGAAGCAGCTCGGCGAGGAAGGCGCGATCCAGGTGTTCCGTCCCGAAGCGGGCGGTCTGATGATTCTCGGCGCGGTCGGGCAACTGCAGTTCGAAGTGGTGTCGCACCGGCTGTCGACGGAATACAAGGTCGACGTGCGGATGGCGCCGGCGCGCTACCGGCTGTCGCGCTGGGTGACCTGCGACGATCCGGCCGAGCTGCGCCGCTTCACCGACTCGTACTCGGCGCGCATCGCGCTCGATGCGTCCGATGCGCCGACCTACCTGGCTTCGCACGTGTCGGAGATCGAGGTCGCGCAGAAGGCGTGGCCGAAGATCGTGTTCAACGAGTTGCGCGAGCACTCGGGGGCGCCGTTCAGGAAGGCGATGTAAAGCGGCGAGTCCGCTGGTTTCGAAGCTAAAAAGCCGCGTCGATCGACGCGGCTTTTTTCTTTTCGGTCGCCACGACGTCCCGGCGGCAGCGCGCGACTTCGCCTATGCTGACGGAACCACCCGCCCCGCCGCGAAGCCGGCTCCAATTCCTGTCCAACCGCATGGAGCGACCGTGACCGTTCGCAATCTCGACGCCCTGTTTCGCCCGAAATCCGTCGCCGTGATCGGCGCGTCCGAACGGCCGGGCAGCATCGGCGCGATGGTCTGGGCGCGCGTGCTCGAAGGCGGCTTCGACGGCCCGCTGTGGCCGGTCAATCCGAAGCACGCGAAGCTCGGCGTCCACCCGGTGATCTCCGACGTCAGCGATCTGCCGCAGGCGCCCACCGTCGCGGTGATCTGCACGCCGCCCGCGACATGGCCCTCGTTGATCCACAAGCTCGGCGGCATGGGCACGCGCGCCGTGATCATCGTCGGCGAGGCGCGCAGCGATGAAGACCGGCTGGAGCTGCGGCACGCGCTGTCGGCGGCGCGGCCGCATCTGTTGCGCATCGTCGGGCCGGGTAGTCTCGGCGTGGTGTCGCCGGCGCTCGGCGCGCATCTGGGCGCACCGTCTTGCACGGTCAAGGCGGGCGGCGTCGCCTGGGTGTCGCAGTCGAATGCGCTGACCAACGCGGTGCTCGGCTGGGCTCGAGCGCGCGGGCTCGGTTTTTCGCATGCGGTGGCGCTCGGAGCGGAGGCCGACGTCGATGCCGGCGACGTGCTCGATTACCTCGCGAGCGACCCCGGCACCCGCGCGATCCTGGTCGAACTCGACAGCGTGCGGGCGGCGCGCAAGTTCATGTCGGCCGCGCGCGCGGCGGCGCGCAACAAGCCGGTGCTCGCGCTGCGCTCCGGCCGCGACGATCCCGCCGACGGTCTCTATACAGCGGCGTTCCGGCGCGCGGGCCTCGTGCGCGTCGACGCGCTCGACGATCTGCTCGACGAAATCGAAACCCTCGGCGTCGGCCGTGTGGCGGCGGGCGCCACCGCGACGCTGATTACCAGCGACCGGGGTCTCGCGACGCTCGCGCGCGACGCATTCAGCGCCGCCGGCGGCCTGCTCGCGCCGTGGCCGGCCGCGGCGTCGGACGCGCTGCGCGAAGCGCTGCCGCTCGCGGTGGGCGGCAATCCGCTGCTGCTCGGCGACGGCGCTCGTCCTGAGCACTTCGGCACCGCGCT encodes the following:
- a CDS encoding DedA family protein/thiosulfate sulfurtransferase GlpE, coding for MLHDLVAQYGPALVFANVLAAALGLPVPAMPSLVLFGAMAAMHPGSVGTQLLPVLVLSIFATLIGDSAWYVAGRIYGGNTLKTICRLSLSRDTCVKKTERFFGRWGVRVLAVAKFVPGLSIVSIPMAGAMGTRYRTFLTYDGVGAALWSGTGLIIGALFARQIDMLFAIAGRLGRTAALVVVALLVLYAAYRWIRRRQLIAKLASARIEVDELAKLYKANQAPVVFDIRSQEKRKLDPFVIPGAQFADERQLDGIVASYPRDQKLVIYCSCPNEISAAWMAKQLTEAGFSDVLPLRGGMEAWRDSGKPVDSLPEMPPPEVTVDDIAPKAV
- a CDS encoding sigma-54 interaction domain-containing protein — translated: MMTDWTGLPATYDDVLRRAMESLFRTFENFSEGTFIVDGQARVVWINKRYAARFGFSDPQQAIGRDCEAVIPNSLMREVVNTGKPILLDIMETDREPLVVTRLPLKDDAGATIGAVGFALFDELKALSPLFSQYSRLQQELIATRQSLAQARRARYTFGSFVGTSAASLEVKRQARRAAQLEAPVLLLGETGTGKELLAHAIHGGSARAHKPLVSVNVAAIPDTLLEVEFFGAAPGAYTGADRKGRVGKFELANGGTLFLDEIGDMPLPLQGKLLRVLQDKEFEPLGSNRVVRADVRIIAATSADLPALVAAGRFRADLYYRLNVLTILAPALRERPSDIEALAYAMLEDLAAQAGGGSHFELHDDALRLLCAYDWPGNVRELRNTMERAVMLSDSERIDARVLAPFIGSGQGGATASTRTPSVAADSVDVAAAAEPTSWSDAMAAFEKRFLCDALRANGGRVIDTAKQIGMGRATLYKKIAAHGIDV
- a CDS encoding FAD-dependent oxidoreductase; translation: MLSTQDVSTQEVEGQQGVVADAPFSSLSTRLHQMFPELTCAEIDRLRRFGEIGRWKSGELLFETGHTGPGMFVLLEGRVKVYQRDGIGREHVISERGAGHFLAEVGQLSGKPSLVNGLATSAVEALLIPPDRLRALIVAEAELGERIMRALILRRVSLIEKGAGGPILVGNSNDPRLVMLQGFLSRNGHPHSVIDERDEDALRLIEQFAAQREDLPLVICPDGTVLRHPSMPELATRLGLLPDLDDTYVYDVAIVGAGPAGLAAAVYAASEGLSVIVLDSRAPGGQAGASSRIENYLGFPTGISGQALAGRAFVQAQKFGAHVAIPVSVQALHCGQSPYRLETKCGGHISARAIVIASGAVYRRPALDGLERFDGRGVYYWASPVEAKLCKRQEVVLVGGGNSAGQAIVYLATHAAKVHVLIRRSGFEATMSRYLIDRIRSLPNVYVHPNSEVGRLEGDEDGLVSVALKRPLPDGVDHFDTRHLFLFTGADPNTEWLRTCGVQLDAKGFVLTGISADGSATACDLGTTVEGVYAIGDARAGSTKRVAAAVGEGAAVVAQIHQLLAQMSGEEVALGA
- a CDS encoding serine hydrolase domain-containing protein, with translation MQIAGLAATRLARVTTTMQGYVERGEVAGVVALVWRRGELGYFEPIGLRDEAAQLPMERDTLFRIASMTKPVTSAAIMMLIEEDRLALDAPVSRWLPELAAPRVLRDPSGPLDQTDPIRAPITVLDLLTHRAGFAYHFTATGPLAEAYSAAFNGFEASGNNSACLARIAALPLMFQPGSRWHYGVATDVLGVLIERVSGMPLGEFFRTRIFEPLGMRDTAFWVPDAQLARLATAYNIDPGTRRRVVEDHAAASRWANPRRFQSGGGGLVSTAEDYLQFAQLLLGRGRVGGTRLLSHRSVDLMRSNFLSRDQRRLPAFGHVIWAGQGFGLGLSIVDDPAQQLPLGYRSLGSFGWPGAYGTSWFADPVENMIGLMLIQRRSIDPFPMAIDFERRVYDAIDD
- a CDS encoding GntP family permease, whose product is MTFLIVIAALAFLMLAAYRGYSVILFAPIAALAAVLLTEPAAVAPVFTSIFMDKMVGFVKLYFPVFLLGAVFGKVIELSGFSESIVAAAIRYIGRSRANAVIVAVCALLTYGGVSLFVVVFAVYPFAAELYRQSNIPKRLMPGAIALGAFSFTMDSLPGTPQIQNIIPTTFFKTTSWAAPTLGVLGSLFIIVVGLTYLEWRRRGAMATGEGYGTELVNEPERVESKELPHPLLAIAPLIVVGVANFLLTRWIPTWYGPSFTVTPEILPGLHAPVETNVKALVGIWAVLGALLLGIIMVIVTAFGRVSHRFAVGTKAAVGGALLASLNTASEYGFGGVIAALPGFLVVSNALKSIPNPLVNAAVSVSTLAGITGSASGGMSIALAAMSDTFIKGAQAANIPLEVLHRVVAMASGGMDTLPHNGAVITLLAVTGLTHRQSYRDIFAVTVIKTLAVFFVILVYYTTGLV
- a CDS encoding H-NS histone family protein; amino-acid sequence: MASYKQLTAQLEKLHKEVAAARDKEVAQAIADIKQKIAEYDLTAEELGFTSAASKPRRKSSATAVAKYRNPKTGETWSGRGRSPAWLVGKNRERFLIEG